One stretch of Cohnella algarum DNA includes these proteins:
- a CDS encoding LytTR family transcriptional regulator DNA-binding domain-containing protein, with translation MELFSIPVIYKESKHDRGVRILLPLEHLLFLRVIGKCIHFYGIHRREYTLQSTLQDWRILLDGTGFEEVDRGVLANARKIDFIFSDLQQIHFGAEAEGVFCPIARVNIPRLQKYYPEVRIIKSGTL, from the coding sequence ATGGAATTATTCTCAATCCCGGTAATCTATAAAGAAAGCAAACACGACAGGGGCGTTCGCATTTTGTTGCCGCTCGAACACTTGCTTTTTTTGCGGGTTATCGGAAAGTGCATTCATTTTTACGGGATTCACCGTAGGGAATATACTTTGCAATCGACGTTGCAGGATTGGAGAATACTTCTTGACGGCACCGGCTTCGAAGAGGTCGATCGAGGCGTTTTGGCCAATGCCCGAAAAATTGATTTCATTTTCAGCGATTTGCAACAAATTCATTTCGGCGCGGAAGCGGAAGGCGTTTTCTGCCCGATAGCCCGAGTCAATATTCCCCGTCTGCAAAAATATTATCCGGAAGTCCGAATAATCAAAAGCGGGACGCTTTAG
- a CDS encoding immunoglobulin-like domain-containing protein yields MSSRKFSFFRTTAPMPFLALAFALLAASGCSNGRAAAPEAEPVVGYHSPISMGEVVSGETEPHSFEPDYGEFQAPTGKWITGGGIGVSISAGFKRPGEPAEAWVQAVEPGKTSEMADRTIRYKLTERDRNDAYVRTVEESLENLDSWNGYTGFRVKLPEKADVRYYFSVEILNGSTVEDTAASVVEVPVQEVAADLALDRAVYPADAEIVVRLVNRGRTTLFYGLDYRLERDGEDGWTGVPAKENTGVPAIGIQLSSGLTWEQSIRIADLAPGIYRVSKTVEGMGTPIERTLNAEFRVE; encoded by the coding sequence ATGTCGAGCCGAAAGTTTTCTTTTTTCCGGACAACAGCGCCGATGCCTTTCCTGGCGCTGGCTTTCGCGCTGCTCGCGGCGTCGGGCTGCTCGAACGGCCGGGCCGCCGCACCGGAAGCGGAACCGGTTGTCGGCTATCATTCGCCGATTTCGATGGGAGAAGTCGTTTCGGGAGAAACGGAGCCGCATAGCTTCGAGCCCGATTACGGCGAATTTCAAGCGCCGACCGGCAAGTGGATAACGGGAGGCGGTATCGGCGTTTCGATCTCGGCTGGCTTCAAGCGGCCGGGGGAGCCGGCGGAAGCCTGGGTTCAGGCGGTCGAACCGGGCAAAACAAGCGAAATGGCCGATCGAACGATACGCTACAAATTGACGGAGCGGGACAGGAACGACGCTTACGTGCGAACGGTCGAAGAGAGCTTGGAAAATCTCGACTCCTGGAACGGCTATACCGGCTTCAGGGTGAAGCTTCCGGAAAAGGCAGATGTCCGCTATTATTTTTCGGTGGAAATTCTGAATGGTTCGACGGTGGAAGATACCGCTGCAAGCGTCGTCGAAGTCCCCGTTCAGGAAGTCGCGGCCGATCTTGCGTTGGATCGCGCCGTTTATCCGGCCGACGCCGAAATCGTCGTTAGGCTTGTCAACCGCGGCCGGACGACATTGTTCTACGGGTTGGATTATCGGCTAGAGCGCGACGGGGAAGACGGGTGGACCGGGGTGCCGGCGAAAGAAAACACGGGAGTTCCCGCGATCGGAATTCAGCTTTCCTCCGGGCTGACCTGGGAACAATCGATTCGGATCGCGGATCTGGCGCCGGGGATTTACCGCGTCTCCAAAACGGTGGAAGGAATGGGGACCCCGATCGAACGAACGCTGAACGCCGAGTTTCGGGTCGAATAG
- the rlmN gene encoding 23S rRNA (adenine(2503)-C(2))-methyltransferase RlmN produces the protein MRTSVYGLTYDELAAWLAERGHKKHRASRVWEGLYRERAASFAEMADVNEECARLLDEHFFLRSMNEHTKQQSADGTVKFLFRLADGHLIETVLMRHKFGLSVCVTTQVGCNIGCSFCASGLLAKSRDLSAGEIVEQVMNVQFFLDRAGKGEKVTHVVVMGIGEPFDNFANMSGFVRIVKHPKGLAIGPRHITVSTSGLADKIVEFADSDLQVNLALSLHAPNDELRTKIMKINRAIPLEKLMPAVDYYLERSNRKITLEYILLRDVNDRKEHAAELADLIGHRVKQVTVNLIPYNPVDEHSQYQRSEQESVRAFYDTLKKRGVNCTVRIEHGTDIDAACGQLRSKQLRSGTERERQIVG, from the coding sequence ATGAGAACGTCCGTTTACGGATTGACATATGACGAGCTTGCGGCCTGGCTGGCGGAACGGGGACACAAGAAGCACCGCGCTTCCCGGGTTTGGGAAGGGCTTTACCGCGAGCGGGCGGCGTCCTTCGCCGAAATGGCGGACGTCAACGAGGAATGCGCGCGGCTGCTGGACGAACATTTTTTCCTGCGGTCAATGAATGAGCATACGAAACAGCAATCGGCGGACGGAACGGTCAAGTTTTTGTTCCGGCTGGCCGACGGTCACTTGATCGAAACCGTGCTGATGCGGCATAAGTTCGGACTGTCGGTATGCGTCACGACCCAGGTCGGGTGCAATATCGGCTGCAGCTTCTGCGCAAGCGGCCTGCTCGCCAAAAGCCGCGATTTGTCCGCCGGAGAAATCGTGGAGCAAGTGATGAACGTCCAGTTCTTTTTGGACCGGGCGGGCAAGGGGGAAAAGGTGACGCACGTCGTCGTGATGGGCATCGGTGAGCCGTTCGACAACTTTGCGAACATGTCCGGCTTCGTGCGGATCGTCAAGCATCCGAAAGGGCTTGCGATCGGTCCCCGCCACATTACGGTTTCGACCAGCGGACTTGCGGACAAAATCGTCGAATTCGCGGACAGCGATTTGCAGGTGAACCTGGCGCTGTCCCTGCATGCGCCGAACGACGAGCTGCGGACGAAAATTATGAAAATCAACCGCGCCATTCCGCTCGAGAAGCTGATGCCGGCGGTCGATTATTACCTGGAGCGCTCGAACCGGAAAATAACGCTCGAATACATTTTGCTTCGCGACGTCAACGACCGCAAAGAGCATGCCGCCGAGCTTGCGGATTTGATCGGGCATCGCGTCAAGCAGGTCACGGTCAATCTCATTCCGTACAATCCGGTCGACGAGCACAGTCAATACCAGCGCAGCGAGCAGGAGTCCGTGCGCGCGTTTTACGACACGCTGAAAAAACGGGGCGTCAACTGCACCGTGCGCATCGAGCACGGGACGGATATCGACGCCGCTTGCGGGCAGCTGCGAAGCAAGCAGTTGCGAAGCGGAACCGAACGGGAGCGTCAAATCGTCGGCTAA
- a CDS encoding LLM class flavin-dependent oxidoreductase: MSLKLGILDQAHISQGRDASQTLQETSLLAQEGERLGYNRFWVTEHHSMKALASSSPEVLIAHVAAKTETIKVGSGGVMLSHYSAYKVAENFRLLEALYPGRIDLGLGRAPGGMPLSTRALQEGKRMDIDNYPTQVEDLTAYLHDALPREHRFAGLLASPSVETAPELWLLGSSYGSAQIAAEQGTAYAYAQFFGVPGSEASLRIYRDSFKPSILNKEPKTLAAVLVICADTDEEADKLATGADLFFLSLEQGKLLSAFPSLEASTNYPYTDYDRERIRSTRENRIVGSPETVKTKLLAMSERLGVDEFLIVTMTHDFEARLRSYRLVAEAFGLAAKA, translated from the coding sequence ATGTCATTGAAGCTCGGAATATTGGATCAGGCGCATATCAGCCAAGGGCGCGACGCTTCGCAAACGCTGCAGGAGACGTCCTTGCTCGCGCAGGAAGGGGAACGGCTCGGCTACAACCGGTTCTGGGTTACGGAACATCACTCGATGAAGGCGCTCGCCTCCTCCAGTCCCGAAGTGCTGATCGCCCACGTCGCCGCGAAAACGGAAACGATCAAAGTCGGTTCCGGCGGCGTCATGCTGTCTCATTACAGCGCCTATAAAGTCGCCGAAAACTTCCGGCTGCTCGAAGCGCTTTATCCCGGCCGCATCGATTTGGGGCTCGGCCGCGCCCCCGGAGGCATGCCGCTTTCCACGCGGGCGCTTCAGGAGGGCAAGCGGATGGATATCGACAACTATCCGACCCAAGTCGAAGATTTGACCGCCTATTTGCACGATGCCTTGCCGAGAGAGCACCGGTTCGCCGGTTTGCTCGCCTCGCCGTCGGTCGAAACGGCGCCCGAGCTGTGGCTGCTCGGCTCCAGCTACGGCAGCGCGCAAATCGCCGCGGAGCAGGGAACGGCCTATGCTTACGCCCAATTTTTCGGCGTTCCGGGCAGCGAAGCGTCGCTGCGGATTTACCGCGATTCGTTCAAGCCGTCCATCCTGAACAAGGAGCCGAAGACGCTCGCGGCCGTGCTCGTCATCTGCGCCGATACGGACGAAGAAGCCGACAAGCTCGCCACCGGCGCCGATCTGTTCTTCCTGTCGCTGGAGCAAGGGAAGCTGTTGTCCGCTTTCCCGTCCCTGGAAGCGTCGACGAACTACCCGTACACCGACTACGACCGCGAACGCATTCGTTCCACCCGCGAAAACCGCATCGTCGGTTCTCCGGAAACGGTTAAAACCAAACTGCTCGCCATGAGCGAGCGGCTCGGCGTCGACGAGTTTCTGATCGTGACGATGACGCACGACTTCGAAGCCCGGCTTCGCTCCTACCGTCTCGTCGCCGAAGCGTTCGGCCTCGCCGCTAAAGCCTGA
- a CDS encoding helix-turn-helix domain-containing protein, producing the protein MTMGHRLRELRLNRSLSQEEVARHIGITRSAYSHYEINNRQPVYETLIKLAEFFDVSLDYIIGGNPSSHPEDGTLSADSQEVLRLLKKMNQEQRKQSIGMLTDMVNKERVNG; encoded by the coding sequence ATGACCATGGGACACCGCCTGCGGGAGCTAAGGCTGAATCGGAGCCTCTCGCAAGAAGAAGTGGCGCGGCATATCGGCATTACCCGCTCGGCCTACAGTCATTACGAGATCAACAATCGCCAGCCCGTCTATGAAACGCTGATCAAACTAGCCGAATTTTTCGACGTGTCGCTTGACTACATTATTGGCGGAAACCCTTCCTCGCATCCCGAAGACGGGACGCTTTCGGCGGACTCGCAAGAGGTCCTTCGCTTGCTGAAAAAAATGAACCAGGAGCAGCGCAAGCAATCGATCGGCATGCTGACGGACATGGTCAACAAGGAGCGGGTTAACGGCTGA
- a CDS encoding sensor histidine kinase produces the protein MKGLNVRQMPATKLAVFILMVAGLLLAGGCGDRAGKGEPLAENGVLDLRNWSFESDGALPLNGEWAFSWLTRGEQPEPSFIKVPGTWGGVTLENGLKIDDRGKGVYRLTILHPPKMGMVAIRLPNLSTSMRLFVDGKLFAERGRPESGSESTVPYQLPTSIYFNSKGEKTELTLEVANFHHRKGGIRSELVMGTAAQIHRFEFKQDAQEWIVFGSLLMIGLYHLGLFVLRARETANLYFALLCLFVALRMSVIGQGMLLEAGFGLTWTLAAKLEYSSFVLSGLFGFMYYQKMYEQEISRKLWAASSVVGIGLTIGTWLLPVLQSSSFIWVYQGYVIVLTIATIAALVAAGIRRREGAWLSLVGVAGLLATILNDILIYNGFWRSLDLVSFGLLFLIMMNSFSISLRLSRTYVRAEQMSFELREWNNRLEERIAERTEQLESSYRDLERLELSRRRLISNISHDLRTPITLLQGYLEALRDGIITEEKQKDKIVRSMLSKVEGLSNLIHDLFELSMLEARKARMSYGPVRLAHWHKRLTEEYELDLKDKGFEFRAVLEAGAEEEHVRVFIDEHRMDRVFSNLIYNAVRHTPAGGTITLSFGLSGNRREAVLSVADTGSGIQPDDLPYIFERFYKNDKSRHSSSGGSGLGLSIAREIVEMHDGRITAANLEGGGCVFRIYLPLAKLSERGAS, from the coding sequence ATGAAGGGGTTGAACGTTCGACAGATGCCGGCAACAAAGCTTGCCGTTTTTATCCTGATGGTCGCCGGTTTGCTGCTGGCGGGCGGCTGCGGTGACCGGGCGGGAAAGGGAGAGCCGCTCGCGGAGAACGGCGTTCTCGACCTGAGAAACTGGTCGTTCGAATCGGACGGAGCGCTGCCGTTGAACGGGGAATGGGCTTTTTCCTGGCTAACGCGAGGGGAGCAGCCGGAGCCGTCGTTCATTAAAGTGCCGGGAACATGGGGCGGGGTAACGCTCGAAAACGGATTGAAAATCGACGATCGGGGGAAGGGCGTTTACCGGCTGACGATCCTCCATCCGCCGAAAATGGGCATGGTCGCGATCCGGCTGCCGAACCTTTCGACTTCGATGCGGCTGTTCGTCGACGGCAAGCTGTTCGCCGAACGGGGACGGCCGGAATCCGGCTCCGAATCGACCGTTCCGTATCAGCTCCCGACGTCGATCTATTTCAACAGCAAGGGCGAAAAAACCGAACTGACGCTGGAAGTGGCGAATTTCCATCACCGGAAGGGCGGAATCCGCTCAGAGCTCGTCATGGGCACGGCGGCGCAAATCCACCGGTTCGAGTTTAAACAGGACGCCCAGGAGTGGATCGTGTTCGGCTCGCTGCTCATGATAGGGCTGTACCATCTCGGCTTGTTCGTTCTTCGGGCAAGGGAGACGGCCAACCTTTATTTCGCGCTGCTCTGCCTGTTCGTCGCTTTGAGAATGAGCGTCATCGGCCAAGGGATGCTGCTGGAGGCCGGTTTCGGCTTGACCTGGACGCTTGCCGCGAAACTGGAATATTCCTCGTTCGTGCTCAGCGGACTGTTCGGATTCATGTACTATCAAAAAATGTACGAACAGGAAATTTCCCGAAAATTGTGGGCCGCATCGTCGGTTGTCGGCATCGGCCTTACGATCGGTACATGGCTGTTGCCCGTTTTGCAGTCCAGCTCCTTCATATGGGTGTATCAAGGCTACGTCATTGTGCTCACGATCGCGACGATTGCCGCGCTCGTCGCGGCGGGCATACGCCGGCGGGAAGGCGCATGGCTGTCTTTGGTCGGCGTCGCCGGGCTTCTCGCCACGATTTTGAACGATATTCTGATTTACAACGGTTTTTGGCGCTCGCTCGATTTGGTTTCCTTCGGACTGCTGTTTCTGATCATGATGAACTCGTTCAGCATTTCGCTTCGGTTGTCGCGCACCTACGTGCGGGCGGAGCAGATGTCTTTCGAACTCCGCGAATGGAACAATCGGCTTGAGGAACGAATCGCCGAGCGGACCGAGCAGCTTGAAAGCTCGTACCGGGATTTGGAGCGGCTGGAACTGTCGCGCAGACGGCTGATCAGCAACATTTCCCACGATCTGCGGACGCCGATCACGCTGCTTCAAGGGTATTTGGAGGCGCTGCGGGACGGAATCATCACCGAAGAAAAGCAAAAAGACAAAATCGTCCGCTCGATGCTGTCCAAAGTGGAAGGTCTCAGCAATTTGATTCACGATTTGTTCGAGCTCTCGATGCTCGAAGCGCGGAAGGCGCGCATGTCCTACGGGCCCGTCCGGCTTGCGCATTGGCATAAGCGGCTGACCGAGGAATACGAGCTGGACCTGAAGGACAAGGGCTTCGAGTTTCGCGCCGTTTTGGAAGCGGGAGCGGAAGAGGAACATGTGCGGGTCTTCATCGACGAGCACCGGATGGACCGCGTGTTTTCGAATTTGATCTATAACGCCGTTCGCCATACGCCGGCCGGCGGAACGATTACGCTGTCGTTCGGCTTGTCCGGCAATCGCCGGGAAGCGGTGCTGAGCGTCGCGGATACGGGCAGCGGCATTCAACCGGACGATTTGCCTTATATATTCGAAAGGTTTTACAAAAACGACAAATCCCGTCATTCTTCTTCCGGCGGAAGCGGCCTCGGGCTTTCCATCGCCCGCGAAATCGTCGAAATGCACGACGGCCGGATCACGGCGGCGAACCTGGAGGGCGGGGGCTGCGTCTTCCGGATTTATTTGCCGCTTGCGAAATTATCGGAGAGAGGGGCTTCCTGA
- a CDS encoding response regulator transcription factor: MSGTSAEILVVDDEVEITELISLYLEREGYAVHSTDRGDEAIRIAESIFPDLIILDVSLGEPDGIEVCRTLRGGPCAHVPILFLSCKSEDADIVHGLSEGGDDYITKPFSPSQLVARVKAHIRRRRMREKLPEPTPMSLVFGDLAIDLQRLEVKLAGDVIPLSVKEFELLTVLARQPDRVFPLDELYRIVWHTDSIGDTRTLMVHISNLRKKIEADPSNPAFIQTVRGFGYRFNYNR; encoded by the coding sequence GTGAGCGGGACAAGCGCCGAAATCCTTGTCGTCGACGACGAGGTCGAAATAACCGAACTGATTTCGCTGTATTTGGAGCGGGAAGGTTATGCCGTCCATTCGACGGATCGCGGCGATGAAGCCATTCGAATCGCGGAATCGATTTTTCCGGATTTGATCATATTGGACGTTTCCCTCGGGGAACCCGACGGGATCGAAGTTTGCCGAACGCTCAGGGGCGGGCCTTGCGCTCATGTCCCGATTTTGTTTTTAAGCTGCAAAAGCGAAGACGCCGATATCGTGCACGGCTTGTCCGAGGGCGGGGACGACTACATCACCAAGCCGTTCAGCCCGAGCCAGCTCGTCGCCCGCGTGAAAGCCCATATCCGTCGCAGAAGAATGCGCGAGAAACTGCCGGAGCCGACGCCGATGTCGCTCGTTTTCGGGGACCTGGCCATCGACTTGCAGCGGTTGGAAGTCAAGCTCGCCGGGGACGTGATTCCCCTTTCCGTCAAGGAATTCGAGCTGCTTACGGTGCTGGCGCGGCAGCCGGATCGCGTATTTCCGCTGGACGAATTGTACCGGATCGTCTGGCATACCGACAGCATCGGGGACACGAGGACGCTGATGGTCCACATCAGCAACCTCCGCAAAAAAATCGAAGCCGACCCGTCGAATCCGGCATTCATTCAAACGGTGCGGGGCTTCGGCTACCGATTTAACTACAATCGATAA
- a CDS encoding class I SAM-dependent methyltransferase, which produces MRITKDWQDYELLDMGGGEKLERWGEFVLRRPDPQIIWPLEKETAEWRNADGHYFRNSSGGGQWQFRKTLPEKWTIGYGPLKFHIRPTNFKHTGLFPEQAVNWKWIMDRIASANRPIRVLNLFAYTGGATVAAAAAGAEVCHVDAAKGMVQWAKENAQLSGLGDAPVRYITDDVFKFVQREERRGRKYDAIVMDPPSYGRGPNGEMWKLEDSLYPFLHSCRSILSDNPLFVLINSYTTGISPTVLHNLLHMAIGGKYGGKLDCGEIGLPATRSGLTLPCGIYGRWESGE; this is translated from the coding sequence ATGCGGATAACGAAGGATTGGCAGGATTACGAGCTTTTGGACATGGGCGGCGGGGAAAAGCTGGAGCGCTGGGGCGAATTCGTGCTTCGCCGCCCCGACCCCCAGATCATCTGGCCCTTGGAGAAGGAAACGGCCGAGTGGCGCAACGCCGACGGACATTATTTCCGCAACTCCTCCGGCGGCGGGCAATGGCAGTTCCGCAAGACGCTCCCGGAAAAATGGACGATCGGCTACGGCCCGCTGAAGTTCCACATTCGGCCGACCAACTTCAAGCATACCGGCCTGTTTCCGGAGCAGGCGGTCAATTGGAAATGGATCATGGACCGGATCGCTTCGGCGAACCGCCCGATCCGCGTGCTGAATCTGTTCGCTTACACCGGCGGCGCGACCGTAGCCGCGGCAGCGGCCGGCGCGGAAGTGTGCCATGTCGACGCGGCGAAGGGGATGGTTCAGTGGGCCAAGGAGAATGCCCAGCTGTCCGGCCTCGGCGACGCTCCCGTCCGCTACATAACGGACGACGTGTTCAAATTCGTCCAGCGCGAGGAGCGCCGGGGACGGAAGTACGACGCGATCGTTATGGATCCGCCTTCTTACGGGAGGGGCCCGAACGGCGAAATGTGGAAGCTGGAAGACAGCCTGTATCCGTTTCTCCATTCGTGCCGGTCGATTTTGTCGGACAACCCGTTGTTCGTTTTAATCAACTCGTATACGACCGGCATATCCCCTACCGTCCTGCATAACCTTTTGCATATGGCGATCGGCGGCAAATACGGCGGAAAGCTGGACTGCGGCGAAATCGGCCTGCCGGCCACCCGCAGCGGACTAACGCTGCCTTGCGGAATTTACGGCCGCTGGGAAAGCGGCGAATAA
- a CDS encoding CapA family protein produces MRNRILQVAALLFMALTLAACAGLRPASNPPDAPAGSPSASARPSASPTAAGASASASPGFAETAPSAPSPSGTFGGEDGGTTGEPPPPEKAPAATEAKLVAVGDVMVHSPQLPAYYDASTDAYDFTPWFREVKPLLSSGDWTIANLETPLAGADLNYSGYPRFNAPEELADALVDAGVQIVSTANNHTLDRGFAGLMRTLQNVRQAGLIPVGTAESAWASRQPVIVERNGIRLGFLSYTYGTNGIPIPKDKPYAVNLISEEAIAEGIDKLRAEGADAIAVSLHFGNEYQRQPSDEQRSIARAAIEAGADIVLGSHPHVVQPYETIEVPDASRADGTRRGLIVYSMGNFISNQTGDWKDVGVIMEISLKKTKAPDGTAVTELNGVIATPTWVLIRKTGKQQLKTYTIVPLEQTLAAKSTKRWSAAEYARMEQLLTGIRKLLPAAGDEAG; encoded by the coding sequence TTGCGAAATCGCATATTGCAGGTTGCCGCTTTGCTTTTCATGGCGCTGACGCTGGCCGCATGCGCGGGCTTGCGTCCGGCGTCGAATCCGCCGGACGCCCCCGCGGGATCCCCTTCGGCGTCCGCCCGACCGAGCGCATCCCCGACGGCTGCGGGCGCTTCGGCTTCGGCATCGCCGGGCTTCGCGGAAACGGCGCCGTCCGCCCCGTCCCCTTCGGGGACCTTCGGTGGCGAAGACGGCGGAACAACCGGCGAGCCCCCGCCGCCCGAGAAAGCGCCCGCCGCGACGGAAGCGAAGCTCGTGGCCGTCGGGGACGTTATGGTGCACAGTCCCCAGCTGCCGGCCTATTACGACGCTTCGACGGACGCGTACGACTTCACGCCCTGGTTCCGCGAGGTCAAGCCGCTGCTGTCCTCCGGCGATTGGACGATCGCCAACCTGGAGACCCCGCTTGCCGGAGCGGATTTGAACTATTCGGGCTATCCCCGTTTCAACGCGCCCGAGGAGCTTGCGGACGCCCTTGTCGACGCGGGCGTGCAAATCGTGTCCACGGCCAACAACCATACGCTTGACCGGGGCTTTGCCGGCCTGATGCGCACGCTGCAGAACGTTCGGCAGGCGGGGCTTATCCCGGTCGGCACGGCCGAATCCGCCTGGGCGTCCCGGCAACCCGTCATCGTCGAGCGCAATGGCATCCGGCTCGGGTTTCTGTCCTACACGTACGGGACGAACGGCATCCCGATTCCGAAGGATAAGCCTTACGCCGTCAACCTGATCTCGGAGGAGGCGATCGCCGAAGGCATCGATAAGCTCCGAGCCGAAGGGGCGGATGCGATCGCGGTCTCGCTCCACTTCGGCAACGAGTATCAACGGCAGCCGAGCGACGAGCAGCGAAGCATCGCCCGCGCGGCCATCGAGGCCGGGGCCGACATCGTGCTCGGCTCCCATCCGCACGTCGTCCAGCCGTACGAGACGATCGAAGTTCCGGACGCAAGCCGCGCGGACGGCACGCGGCGCGGCCTGATCGTCTATTCGATGGGCAACTTCATCTCGAACCAAACCGGCGACTGGAAAGACGTCGGCGTCATCATGGAAATATCCCTGAAAAAAACGAAAGCCCCGGACGGCACGGCCGTCACGGAGCTGAACGGCGTCATAGCGACGCCGACATGGGTGCTGATTCGCAAAACCGGCAAACAGCAGCTGAAAACGTACACCATCGTTCCCTTGGAGCAAACGCTTGCCGCCAAAAGCACGAAGCGGTGGAGCGCCGCGGAATACGCCCGGATGGAGCAGCTGCTGACGGGAATCCGAAAGCTGCTGCCCGCAGCCGGCGACGAAGCCGGCTAA
- a CDS encoding MarR family transcriptional regulator produces MAAEFVRSWTKLTKDWHHQMETELAPHLTAGQLQVLELLQAHEPMKPSELLPHLETTPAAVTTLLDRMERNGLVRRVRDEQDRRIVWVSMTEVGRDEVERGLKVRSEIVDRSLGRLSAHNRQLLVYLIGKVAGTREQAAAAERGGEKESGGEAAAASAEERKRGREERGAEKIAL; encoded by the coding sequence ATGGCAGCGGAATTTGTGAGAAGCTGGACGAAGCTCACGAAAGATTGGCATCACCAGATGGAGACGGAGCTGGCCCCGCACCTCACGGCGGGACAGCTGCAGGTTCTGGAACTGCTGCAGGCGCACGAGCCGATGAAGCCTTCGGAGCTGCTGCCGCACCTGGAGACGACGCCGGCCGCCGTGACGACGCTGCTGGACCGGATGGAACGCAACGGGCTGGTGCGGCGCGTTCGCGACGAGCAGGATCGGCGGATCGTATGGGTCAGCATGACCGAGGTCGGACGTGACGAGGTGGAGCGGGGGCTCAAAGTGCGCAGCGAAATCGTCGACCGTTCGCTCGGACGGCTGTCGGCGCACAATCGCCAGCTGCTCGTGTACTTGATCGGAAAAGTGGCCGGAACGAGGGAACAGGCGGCCGCGGCGGAGCGCGGCGGAGAGAAGGAGAGCGGCGGCGAAGCCGCCGCCGCTTCCGCGGAGGAGCGGAAGCGGGGCAGGGAGGAGCGCGGCGCCGAGAAAATCGCGCTCTGA